The following are encoded together in the Thalassolituus oleivorans MIL-1 genome:
- a CDS encoding YfhL family 4Fe-4S dicluster ferredoxin yields the protein MALIITDECINCDVCEPECPNEAISAGEEIYEIDPSKCTECIGHYDEPQCQLVCPVDCIPHDENNAETQEELEAKYERLTGKKIA from the coding sequence ATGGCCTTGATTATTACTGATGAATGCATCAACTGTGATGTATGCGAACCAGAATGTCCAAACGAAGCCATTTCAGCGGGCGAAGAAATTTATGAAATCGACCCAAGCAAATGTACGGAATGTATTGGTCACTACGACGAGCCGCAATGCCAGCTTGTCTGCCCTGTAGACTGCATCCCGCATGACGAGAACAACGCAGAAACTCAAGAAGAGTTAGAGGCAAAATACGAACGCCTTACCGGTAAGAAAATCGCTTAA
- the coaD gene encoding pantetheine-phosphate adenylyltransferase, which yields MNIVVYPGTFDPITNGHTDLVERAARLFDHIILAVADNPKKRPMFDLETRVDLAKDVLSHLHNVEVVGFNNLLADFVKEKKANIILRGLRAVSDFEYEFQLANMNRVLAPNVESMFLTPSEHYSYISSTLVREVGSLGGDISTFVHPKVVAALKKAMKNS from the coding sequence ATGAATATTGTCGTCTACCCAGGCACTTTCGACCCGATCACCAATGGTCACACCGATTTGGTTGAGCGTGCGGCACGTTTGTTCGATCACATCATTCTGGCGGTTGCAGACAACCCGAAGAAAAGACCGATGTTTGACCTAGAAACCCGCGTCGACCTTGCCAAAGATGTTCTTAGCCATCTGCACAACGTTGAAGTCGTTGGTTTTAACAACCTTCTGGCCGACTTCGTTAAAGAGAAAAAAGCAAACATCATTCTGCGTGGTTTGCGTGCGGTATCGGATTTCGAATACGAATTCCAGTTAGCCAATATGAATCGTGTATTAGCACCGAATGTGGAGAGCATGTTCCTCACACCTTCGGAGCATTATTCCTATATTTCTTCTACGCTCGTACGTGAAGTCGGCTCTCTAGGTGGCGATATATCAACCTTCGTTCACCCCAAAGTAGTTGCCGCTTTGAAAAAAGCGATGAAGAATTCCTGA